Proteins from a single region of Dyadobacter fanqingshengii:
- a CDS encoding TonB-dependent receptor, whose translation MKIFLTLLLILTAYHCIAQTAISGRITDQKRIAVPGVNIYLKGAYDGTTSDTEGRFHLNTAETGTQTLNVQAIGSKSQELELELNGQPLDLNILLNEVINQLNAVTISAGAMEAGDEKKSVVLKPLDIVTTSGAMGNITAALLTLPGTSTVGSDGRLFVRGGDASETAIYIDGLQVGNAFGSTTSNVPTRARFSPNLFKGSFFSTGGYSAEYGQALSSTLALNTLDLPLRNQGDVSIMSLGDGYTQTLVKNNRALTASANYYNLAPYQSLVRQNFDWEKAPSSWDSEISLRQKWGNAVTGKAGFFKAIKDVFTYSNSRLKVNLENCADNDILISRERMGAFKSWLGQ comes from the coding sequence ATGAAAATCTTCCTTACACTGCTGTTAATCCTTACTGCATATCACTGCATTGCCCAGACTGCTATTTCCGGTCGGATAACCGATCAGAAAAGAATCGCTGTTCCGGGTGTAAACATTTACCTGAAAGGCGCTTATGACGGGACAACTTCTGATACGGAAGGACGGTTCCATTTGAACACCGCTGAAACCGGCACACAAACATTAAATGTTCAGGCTATTGGCTCCAAAAGTCAGGAACTGGAATTGGAACTCAACGGGCAGCCACTGGACCTCAATATTCTACTGAACGAAGTCATAAACCAGCTGAATGCGGTCACCATTTCGGCAGGTGCCATGGAGGCGGGCGATGAGAAAAAATCAGTGGTGCTGAAACCGCTGGACATTGTTACGACTTCCGGTGCTATGGGCAACATTACGGCAGCATTACTCACATTGCCGGGCACTTCCACTGTTGGTAGCGACGGGCGACTGTTTGTACGCGGAGGCGACGCTTCGGAAACTGCAATCTATATTGATGGCCTGCAAGTAGGAAATGCGTTTGGCAGCACCACTTCCAATGTTCCTACCCGGGCACGTTTCAGCCCGAATTTATTCAAAGGTTCATTTTTCAGCACGGGCGGATATTCTGCGGAATATGGCCAGGCGCTTTCGTCGACACTGGCATTGAACACGCTGGACCTGCCGCTCAGGAACCAGGGCGATGTGAGCATAATGTCTCTGGGTGACGGCTACACGCAAACATTGGTTAAAAACAACCGCGCGCTAACTGCCTCTGCAAACTATTACAATCTGGCTCCTTACCAGTCTTTGGTCAGACAAAATTTCGATTGGGAAAAAGCCCCGTCAAGCTGGGATTCGGAGATTTCGCTGCGTCAGAAATGGGGAAATGCTGTGACCGGGAAAGCCGGTTTTTTCAAAGCCATTAAAGACGTTTTCACTTACTCCAACAGCCGCTTGAAAGTAAATCTGGAAAACTGTGCGGATAATGACATTCTGATCAGCCGCGAGCGGATGGGCGCGTTCAAAAGCTGGCTCGGACAGTGA
- a CDS encoding multidrug effflux MFS transporter, whose protein sequence is MSKKTYFFLILILGSLTALGPFSIDMYLPGFPAIAKDLHTTAAKVSLSLSGFFVGISLGQLLYGPLLDRFGRKKPLFIGLVVYILASAGCAMATSINDLILLRVIQAIGSCAATVASVAMVRDLFPVKDNAKVFSLLLLVVGVSPMIAPTVGGYVTDAFGWHSVFWILTGMGVAILLATVLWLPDSYKPDKSLSLKPKPILLNFLQVIREPQFYTYALTGAVAFSGLFAYVAGSPLVFMEVFHTDGKVYGWIFAFLSIGFIGSSQLNTLFLRKFTSEQIVNTALICQVVVSFAFLAAALTGLLTLPVVIVFLFFFLCCIGYTYPNAAALSLAPFTRNAGSASALMGAFQMGAGTLISIVISLFEEPSVVPMVAAMAGSSLLALSVLVFGRRFIKEKVEVQQGADAAIMH, encoded by the coding sequence ATGTCCAAAAAAACTTACTTCTTTCTCATCCTGATCCTGGGCAGTTTGACAGCGCTTGGGCCATTCTCAATCGATATGTATCTGCCCGGTTTTCCGGCCATTGCCAAAGACCTGCATACAACTGCTGCCAAAGTTTCACTCTCATTATCTGGTTTTTTTGTAGGGATTTCGCTGGGGCAGTTACTATATGGCCCGTTGCTTGACAGATTCGGGCGTAAAAAGCCGCTGTTCATTGGTCTGGTCGTTTACATTCTGGCCTCGGCGGGTTGCGCCATGGCGACCAGCATTAACGACCTGATTTTGCTTAGGGTTATCCAGGCAATCGGAAGCTGCGCGGCCACGGTTGCGTCTGTTGCCATGGTCAGGGATCTTTTTCCGGTGAAGGATAATGCAAAGGTTTTTTCGCTGCTGTTATTAGTTGTGGGTGTTTCGCCTATGATCGCACCAACGGTCGGTGGATATGTTACGGATGCGTTCGGCTGGCATTCGGTGTTCTGGATACTGACCGGCATGGGCGTTGCTATTTTGCTGGCAACTGTGCTTTGGTTACCTGATAGTTATAAGCCGGATAAATCGCTTTCCCTGAAACCAAAGCCGATTTTGCTCAATTTCCTGCAAGTGATTCGTGAACCGCAGTTTTACACCTATGCATTAACAGGCGCTGTTGCATTTTCCGGATTGTTCGCTTATGTGGCGGGTTCGCCGCTCGTTTTTATGGAAGTTTTTCATACAGACGGTAAAGTTTACGGCTGGATATTTGCTTTCCTTTCTATTGGATTTATCGGTTCAAGTCAGTTGAACACATTGTTTTTGAGGAAATTCACCAGTGAGCAAATCGTGAATACGGCACTCATTTGCCAGGTTGTTGTCAGCTTTGCGTTCCTTGCAGCCGCATTAACAGGCTTGTTAACGCTGCCAGTCGTGATCGTTTTTCTGTTCTTTTTCCTTTGCTGCATTGGTTATACTTATCCAAACGCCGCTGCGCTTTCGCTGGCGCCTTTTACCAGGAATGCAGGCAGTGCATCCGCATTAATGGGGGCTTTTCAGATGGGAGCAGGCACATTGATTTCCATTGTGATCAGTTTATTTGAAGAACCTTCTGTTGTACCAATGGTCGCAGCCATGGCCGGTTCTTCGCTTCTGGCGCTTTCTGTGCTGGTTTTCGGCAGGCGTTTTATTAAAGAAAAAGTGGAAGTGCAGCAGGGCGCAGACGCCGCGATCATGCACTAA
- a CDS encoding AAA domain-containing protein, translating into MNYFKNLLDLLKTEREEDKASYQRLTERSSVSERRAGGLSWYPIAIRGSEMSRGDYLTVEVERTTHQDISHQLRFGMPAVLFSNHEPKKDRLEGIVTHQGGNRLKITLRTDELPEWSRDGKLGIDLLFDDNSYDEMQGAIKSAAALLENEKEGRLVKILTGEKSPSFNQELPEISIPKLNSSQNEAVNKILAASDLAIVHGPPGTGKTTTLVQAIKALLKQGRQQILVVAPSNTAVDLLSEKLTDEGLNVLRVGNPVRVSERLMSLTLDSKIAAHTRMKDIKTLKKQANEYKNLAHKYKKNFGKAERDQRKALFDEAHKIMKEVASVEQYAIDDILSKAQVITATLVGANHYTVRNLKYKTVVIDEAGQALEPACWIPILKAEKVVLAGDHFQLAPTIKSSEAAKNGLSTTLLEKCVSLHPESVILLEEQYRMNEAIMGYSSQIFYQNKLKANVSVARHLVFPNDAPLAFIDTAGCGFDEKLEGTSSTNPDEAAFLFKHLTQYVTELTQSKSFKAEDFPSIAVISPYKEQIGLLKEQLAHNALLQSFTDKISVNTIDSFQGQERDIVYISMTRSNPEGEIGFLSDIRRMNVAMTRARKKLVVIGDSATLSNLPFYSDFISYAESLNAYQSAWEFADI; encoded by the coding sequence ATGAATTATTTCAAAAATCTCCTCGACTTACTCAAAACAGAAAGAGAAGAAGATAAGGCTTCTTACCAGCGACTGACTGAGCGATCGTCCGTTTCGGAGCGTCGCGCTGGTGGATTAAGCTGGTATCCGATTGCTATACGCGGCTCGGAAATGAGCCGTGGCGATTATCTCACGGTCGAGGTCGAGCGGACTACGCATCAGGATATTTCGCATCAGCTCCGGTTTGGCATGCCGGCAGTTTTGTTTTCCAATCATGAGCCAAAAAAGGACCGGTTGGAAGGCATTGTCACGCATCAAGGTGGTAACAGGCTGAAAATCACATTGCGGACGGACGAATTGCCGGAATGGTCGCGCGATGGAAAGCTAGGCATCGATCTGCTTTTTGACGACAATAGTTACGACGAAATGCAAGGCGCCATTAAATCGGCAGCTGCGTTGCTTGAAAATGAGAAGGAAGGGCGCTTGGTGAAAATCCTTACCGGCGAAAAATCGCCGTCTTTCAACCAGGAACTTCCTGAAATATCAATCCCAAAACTAAACAGCTCACAAAATGAGGCTGTTAATAAAATTCTTGCCGCTTCGGACCTGGCCATTGTGCACGGGCCTCCGGGAACGGGGAAAACCACCACATTGGTGCAAGCGATCAAGGCATTGCTCAAACAAGGTCGTCAGCAGATCCTGGTTGTTGCGCCTAGTAACACGGCTGTGGACTTGCTCAGTGAGAAATTAACGGACGAAGGTTTGAATGTGCTGAGAGTCGGCAATCCTGTTCGCGTTTCGGAGCGGTTAATGTCGCTGACGCTGGATAGCAAAATCGCTGCGCACACGCGTATGAAGGATATTAAGACATTGAAAAAACAGGCAAACGAATACAAAAACCTCGCGCACAAATACAAAAAGAACTTCGGAAAGGCTGAACGCGATCAGCGGAAAGCGCTTTTTGACGAGGCCCACAAAATCATGAAAGAAGTGGCAAGCGTAGAGCAGTATGCGATTGATGATATTTTGAGCAAAGCGCAGGTGATCACGGCAACATTGGTTGGCGCTAACCATTACACAGTCAGGAATTTAAAATACAAAACAGTTGTGATCGATGAGGCCGGTCAAGCCTTGGAGCCGGCTTGCTGGATCCCGATTTTGAAAGCTGAAAAAGTAGTGCTGGCAGGAGATCATTTTCAATTGGCGCCGACGATTAAGTCGAGTGAAGCCGCGAAGAACGGCCTGAGCACAACATTACTGGAAAAATGTGTTTCGCTGCATCCCGAATCCGTGATTTTGCTGGAAGAGCAGTATCGGATGAACGAGGCGATCATGGGATATTCTTCCCAAATATTTTACCAAAACAAACTCAAAGCCAACGTTTCTGTCGCCCGGCATTTGGTGTTTCCTAATGATGCGCCATTAGCATTCATTGATACGGCAGGTTGCGGTTTTGATGAAAAACTGGAAGGAACAAGCTCCACGAATCCCGATGAGGCTGCGTTTCTATTCAAACATTTGACCCAATATGTAACGGAACTGACGCAATCAAAGAGCTTTAAAGCAGAAGATTTCCCAAGCATTGCAGTGATTTCTCCATATAAAGAGCAAATAGGGTTACTTAAAGAACAACTGGCTCATAATGCTCTCTTACAGTCCTTTACAGATAAAATTTCGGTTAATACAATTGATAGTTTCCAAGGGCAGGAGCGCGACATTGTTTACATCAGCATGACCCGAAGCAATCCCGAGGGCGAGATCGGTTTCCTTTCCGACATTCGCCGGATGAATGTGGCCATGACGCGTGCGCGGAAAAAACTGGTCGTGATCGGCGATAGCGCTACCCTTTCCAATCTGCCATTTTATTCTGATTTTATCTCCTATGCCGAGAGCTTGAATGCTTACCAGAGCGCGTGGGAATTCGCGGATATCTGA
- a CDS encoding DUF5686 and carboxypeptidase regulatory-like domain-containing protein, whose translation MLKPYVSVILLSILVISQSVAQGTPPGGIKGIIKTKKGEPLPFAAIVVKGTSISTISNEEGRYQLDLKPGYYEVIFQYLGFKTGQKGFTVESKMETFDLTMEEQALNLGEVRIGSRDEDPAYTIMRRAIAKSRYHLLQVDSYVAKAYSKSSIVITDLPLEFLYKKELKEMEGEMNFKKGVPMLNESVSEVTFKQPNTYKQKVIAARNSQDKGFASPNAYLLTSFYQPEVVKAVSPLSPRAFAYYKFEYQGAFRENGIEVNKIKVTPRSYGEGVYKGTIHIIEDEWSIYSLDLTTVNTGFTIDIKQVYSPVQGVWMPVNQQFHVQGGIYGLRGKGDFVISQSFSNIKINPTFKPDIVVVDDKKQKEEAKKVKLTSREIKTQKLEEVVSKQKEFSAKNLRKMMKEYEKQDLKAKEEKGEDIDLNFTRNDSTVVDSMASMRSTAFWDSIRTVPLTTAEVKSYTRLDSIVVMKQGTDEQKDSLKVAKSDTTKNNKKGGGLGFVGDIFTGHSFRLGKKSPWRLDYVTPLRGAQVNTVEGLVLNGGGLKLRYKGNGARKTPDSLQIGTNGIQRFSAPRAQSELSFNALTRYSFARQKLMATGGVDYGWKRNKINVSGGQAISQFNSENPMLPLLNSVTTLFLEQNFIKIYEKNFVRLDFATDRENEHFELKANIEYADRSPLSNLRNTNSYRWIDWKRREFTSNIPFNAELTDESGTKSVEMKEHQALTLGIAASYKPWQKYRTRSGKTSYYDDDSPKLSLNYRKGINNVFGSDVKYNFFQIGIQHGFETGVRSKLSYKLAAGQFVGDSVAFPDYQHFAGNRFFFQLGDPVSTFRMLDYYRYSTAKHFFEAHVLSEFRKFLLTQITWFRILGIKENFMLHYLATPTSNNYTELGYGLDVGIRFPFRVEVVSNFDGFKYKTTVFRIGTTMNFNLGRN comes from the coding sequence ATGCTCAAGCCTTACGTTTCTGTCATTCTGCTCTCCATATTGGTTATCAGCCAAAGCGTCGCGCAAGGCACTCCGCCCGGCGGGATCAAGGGGATTATCAAAACTAAAAAAGGTGAACCGCTGCCTTTTGCGGCGATTGTTGTAAAAGGCACATCCATCAGCACGATTTCCAATGAAGAAGGCCGCTATCAGTTGGACTTGAAACCCGGCTATTATGAGGTCATTTTTCAGTATTTAGGTTTTAAAACGGGGCAAAAAGGGTTTACCGTTGAAAGCAAAATGGAAACCTTCGACCTGACTATGGAAGAACAGGCGCTCAATCTGGGCGAGGTCCGCATAGGAAGCCGTGACGAAGATCCTGCGTACACCATTATGCGTCGCGCCATTGCCAAAAGCCGCTATCATTTGCTTCAAGTGGATAGTTATGTGGCCAAAGCTTACTCCAAATCTTCAATTGTGATCACAGATCTTCCGTTGGAATTTTTGTATAAAAAAGAATTGAAGGAAATGGAGGGAGAAATGAACTTCAAAAAAGGCGTTCCTATGTTGAACGAAAGCGTTTCGGAAGTAACATTCAAGCAGCCAAACACTTATAAACAGAAAGTTATTGCCGCCAGGAACAGCCAGGACAAAGGTTTTGCCAGTCCTAATGCTTATTTACTGACCAGCTTTTACCAGCCGGAAGTCGTGAAAGCCGTTTCGCCATTGTCACCGCGTGCTTTTGCTTACTATAAGTTTGAATATCAGGGTGCTTTTCGTGAAAACGGCATTGAGGTAAACAAAATAAAGGTTACCCCGCGCTCTTACGGCGAAGGCGTTTATAAAGGAACGATCCACATCATTGAAGACGAATGGAGCATTTACAGTCTCGATTTGACGACGGTTAACACTGGTTTTACGATTGACATTAAACAGGTTTACAGTCCGGTCCAAGGGGTCTGGATGCCTGTTAATCAGCAATTTCATGTTCAGGGTGGGATTTATGGTTTAAGAGGAAAGGGCGATTTTGTGATTTCGCAATCGTTTTCAAATATTAAAATCAACCCGACATTCAAGCCGGACATTGTGGTTGTGGATGATAAAAAGCAAAAAGAGGAGGCGAAAAAAGTGAAGTTGACGAGCAGGGAAATCAAAACGCAGAAGCTGGAAGAGGTCGTTAGCAAGCAAAAGGAGTTTTCTGCAAAAAACCTGCGGAAAATGATGAAGGAATACGAAAAGCAGGACTTAAAGGCGAAGGAGGAAAAGGGAGAGGACATTGATCTCAACTTTACCAGAAATGATTCTACGGTCGTCGATTCGATGGCCAGCATGCGCAGCACGGCTTTCTGGGATTCCATTCGCACGGTTCCGCTGACGACTGCGGAAGTCAAAAGTTACACACGGCTGGACAGCATTGTGGTGATGAAACAAGGCACGGATGAGCAAAAAGACAGTTTGAAAGTGGCCAAATCGGACACGACTAAAAACAATAAAAAGGGTGGAGGACTAGGGTTTGTGGGCGATATTTTCACGGGTCATAGTTTTAGGTTGGGCAAGAAAAGTCCGTGGCGGCTGGACTATGTGACGCCGCTCCGGGGCGCTCAGGTCAACACCGTGGAAGGTTTGGTTTTGAATGGTGGCGGATTGAAACTGCGTTACAAAGGCAATGGGGCCAGGAAAACGCCCGACAGTTTGCAAATCGGGACGAATGGTATACAACGGTTTTCTGCTCCGCGGGCGCAATCCGAACTGTCCTTCAATGCGTTAACCCGTTATTCTTTCGCCAGGCAAAAGCTCATGGCGACGGGCGGGGTTGACTATGGCTGGAAACGGAATAAAATCAATGTCTCAGGCGGGCAAGCAATCTCGCAATTCAATAGTGAAAATCCCATGCTCCCATTGTTGAACTCAGTTACGACATTGTTCCTGGAGCAGAATTTTATCAAAATTTACGAAAAGAATTTCGTCCGGCTCGACTTCGCCACGGACCGTGAAAACGAACATTTTGAGCTGAAAGCCAACATTGAATACGCGGATCGCAGCCCGCTTAGCAATCTAAGGAACACCAATTCCTATCGCTGGATCGACTGGAAACGCAGGGAATTTACTTCAAACATTCCTTTTAATGCTGAGTTGACGGATGAGTCGGGCACCAAATCCGTCGAAATGAAAGAGCACCAGGCACTAACATTAGGGATCGCCGCATCTTATAAACCCTGGCAGAAATACCGCACGAGAAGCGGGAAGACATCATATTATGACGATGATTCGCCGAAATTATCGCTCAATTACCGCAAAGGGATCAACAATGTATTTGGCAGCGATGTGAAATATAACTTTTTCCAAATCGGCATTCAGCATGGATTCGAAACGGGAGTCAGAAGCAAATTGAGCTATAAACTGGCCGCCGGTCAATTCGTGGGAGATAGCGTTGCTTTTCCCGATTATCAACATTTCGCAGGCAACCGCTTTTTCTTTCAGCTAGGTGATCCGGTCAGCACATTCCGAATGCTCGATTACTATCGTTACAGCACTGCCAAACATTTCTTTGAAGCCCACGTCCTGAGCGAATTCCGCAAATTCCTGTTGACGCAAATCACCTGGTTCCGTATCCTCGGCATCAAAGAAAACTTCATGCTGCATTACCTGGCCACCCCAACCTCCAACAATTATACTGAACTAGGCTACGGCCTGGACGTAGGCATCCGCTTCCCATTCCGCGTGGAAGTTGTGAGTAATTTTGATGGGTTCAAGTATAAGACAACTGTGTTCAGGATCGGCACAACGATGAATTTTAATTTGGGACGGAATTAA
- a CDS encoding FAD-binding and (Fe-S)-binding domain-containing protein, whose amino-acid sequence MTAPLSVTNSDLSLLARELEGELHFDNTMRTLYATDASAYREMPLAVAIPKSEADIKKLIAYATEKHISLIPRTAGTSLAGQVVGNGIVVDVSRNFTKILEINQAEKWVRVQPGVVRDELNMALKPFGLYFGPETSTANRAMIGGMVGNNSCGSNSIVYGSAREHTMEVKAILADGSDAEFKNIKGSDFKTLLSNAQQKNGSATLLDKIYLKTNEILQSAENQAEIRRNFPKPSIGRRNTGYALDMLLHTEPYAPNTGQNEPAQPFNMCSLIAGSEGTLCFLTEIKLNLVPLPPKTQGLVCVHCDTIDEALRATILTLKYQPHAVELIDDYVLECAATNVEQKKNAFFVKNKPDGKFPAILVVDLSRETREEVEALSAEMTRELQEAGIGFHYPLLFGDDTKKIWTLRKAGLGLLGNIPGDEKAVAVIEDTAVDVYDQPDYIRDFNEILKKHGMSAVHYAHAGTGEIHLRPIINLKTSEGHRQFRMIAEEIADLVKKYDGSLSGEHGDGRLRGEFIPKMVGEHNYQLFKDIKRAWDPNNIFNPGKIVDTAPMDTFLRYEADQQTPEFKTYFRFKDQDILQHAEQCNGSGDCRKTQMSGGTMCPSFMATRNEKDTTRARANILREMLTRSPKENRFDNKEIKEVYDLCLACKGCKGECPSNVDVAKLKMEFLQQYQDANGIPLRSWLVGNFSKMTGIASYIPWAYNLVFKNAPLRRIANQIVGFHPERTMPLLHSTTLKKWYEQRKTTKSTGRKVYLFCDEFTNYNDVEIGKKSILALEKLGYEVIIPKHGPSGRPQLSKGLLKDAKKIAEENIKLLKDLISYDTPLVGIEPSAILTFRDEYPDLVSDELVEEAKKLAQNALQFDEFIAREIELKHISKDQFTKEKRLIKLHGHCQQKAVSSVIPTKKMLSLPENYTVQLIPSGCCGMAGSFGYEKEHYDISMQIGELVLFPAVRQQPEEVIIAAPGTSCRHQIHDGTGRHAMHPAEILWEALV is encoded by the coding sequence ATGACCGCGCCGCTTTCCGTAACTAACAGTGATTTAAGTCTTCTTGCCAGAGAACTCGAGGGGGAACTGCATTTCGATAATACGATGCGAACCCTGTATGCAACTGACGCTTCCGCTTACCGGGAAATGCCACTCGCGGTCGCCATTCCCAAGTCCGAAGCGGACATCAAAAAACTAATCGCATATGCCACGGAAAAGCACATTTCGCTTATCCCGAGAACGGCTGGAACATCGCTGGCGGGGCAGGTTGTGGGCAACGGAATTGTGGTGGACGTTTCCCGGAATTTTACTAAAATTCTGGAAATAAATCAGGCCGAAAAATGGGTCCGTGTGCAGCCAGGTGTGGTGCGCGATGAGCTTAATATGGCTTTGAAACCTTTCGGACTTTATTTCGGGCCGGAGACGTCAACGGCTAACCGTGCGATGATTGGTGGAATGGTCGGAAATAACTCCTGCGGCTCTAATTCCATTGTGTATGGCAGCGCCAGGGAGCATACTATGGAGGTGAAAGCAATTCTGGCAGACGGCTCCGATGCTGAATTCAAAAACATAAAGGGAAGTGATTTCAAGACTTTGCTGTCCAATGCGCAGCAGAAGAACGGAAGTGCAACGCTTCTGGACAAGATCTATCTCAAAACAAACGAAATACTGCAGTCTGCTGAAAATCAGGCCGAGATAAGGAGAAATTTTCCGAAACCGAGCATCGGCAGAAGGAACACCGGTTACGCGCTGGATATGTTGCTCCACACCGAGCCTTATGCGCCCAACACAGGCCAGAACGAACCCGCACAGCCATTTAATATGTGCAGCCTGATCGCAGGATCAGAAGGAACATTGTGTTTTTTGACAGAAATAAAATTAAACCTTGTCCCGTTGCCCCCAAAGACGCAGGGACTGGTTTGTGTGCATTGCGACACCATTGATGAAGCATTAAGGGCTACAATCCTGACTTTAAAATATCAGCCACATGCTGTTGAGCTGATCGACGATTATGTGCTGGAATGTGCCGCTACGAATGTTGAACAGAAGAAAAACGCATTTTTTGTAAAAAATAAACCTGATGGAAAATTTCCGGCCATATTGGTTGTGGATCTTTCACGGGAAACGAGAGAAGAAGTCGAGGCGCTGTCAGCCGAAATGACCCGAGAATTACAGGAAGCGGGGATTGGTTTTCATTATCCACTGCTCTTTGGTGATGACACGAAAAAAATCTGGACATTAAGAAAGGCCGGATTGGGCTTGCTGGGAAACATTCCGGGTGATGAAAAAGCCGTTGCGGTGATCGAGGACACGGCGGTGGATGTTTACGACCAGCCCGACTACATCCGTGATTTCAATGAAATATTAAAAAAACATGGCATGTCTGCCGTGCATTACGCGCACGCAGGAACAGGCGAAATTCACCTCAGGCCCATCATTAACCTTAAAACCAGTGAAGGCCACAGGCAGTTTAGAATGATTGCGGAGGAAATAGCTGATCTGGTAAAAAAATATGATGGTTCACTGTCCGGGGAACATGGCGACGGCCGGTTAAGGGGAGAATTTATCCCGAAAATGGTTGGCGAGCATAATTACCAGCTTTTTAAGGATATCAAAAGAGCTTGGGACCCCAACAATATTTTCAATCCCGGAAAAATTGTGGACACGGCTCCTATGGACACTTTTTTACGCTACGAAGCGGATCAGCAGACGCCTGAATTCAAAACTTACTTCCGTTTTAAAGACCAGGATATATTACAGCACGCCGAGCAATGTAACGGTTCGGGCGACTGCCGAAAAACACAAATGAGCGGTGGCACCATGTGTCCGAGCTTCATGGCAACCCGCAACGAAAAGGACACAACCCGCGCGCGCGCCAACATTCTCAGGGAAATGTTAACGCGTTCACCAAAGGAGAACCGCTTTGATAATAAGGAGATTAAGGAAGTTTATGACCTGTGTCTGGCATGCAAAGGCTGCAAAGGCGAATGTCCCTCCAACGTGGATGTCGCTAAGTTGAAAATGGAGTTTTTGCAGCAATATCAAGACGCCAACGGCATTCCGCTGCGTTCCTGGTTGGTGGGGAATTTCTCAAAAATGACCGGCATAGCAAGTTACATTCCCTGGGCTTATAACCTGGTTTTCAAAAATGCGCCGCTGCGCAGAATCGCCAATCAAATTGTAGGCTTCCATCCCGAAAGGACAATGCCATTATTGCATAGCACGACACTGAAAAAGTGGTATGAACAACGCAAAACAACCAAATCGACGGGTCGTAAGGTGTATCTTTTTTGCGACGAGTTTACAAATTATAATGATGTTGAAATTGGGAAAAAGTCCATTTTAGCATTGGAGAAGCTTGGTTATGAGGTAATTATTCCAAAACACGGCCCATCCGGCCGGCCACAACTTTCCAAAGGCTTATTAAAAGATGCCAAAAAGATTGCGGAGGAAAACATTAAGCTGCTCAAAGACCTGATTTCTTACGATACGCCGCTCGTAGGCATCGAACCATCTGCAATCCTGACTTTCCGCGACGAATATCCGGACCTGGTTAGTGACGAACTCGTTGAAGAAGCCAAAAAACTAGCGCAAAACGCCTTACAGTTTGACGAGTTCATAGCAAGGGAAATTGAGTTGAAACACATATCAAAAGATCAGTTTACGAAGGAAAAGCGACTGATCAAATTGCACGGACATTGTCAGCAGAAGGCGGTTTCCAGCGTAATACCAACGAAAAAAATGCTCTCTCTTCCGGAAAATTATACGGTGCAGCTAATTCCTTCGGGCTGCTGTGGCATGGCGGGGTCATTTGGTTACGAAAAGGAACACTATGACATTTCCATGCAAATCGGCGAACTCGTCCTCTTCCCTGCCGTCCGCCAGCAACCGGAAGAAGTAATTATCGCCGCGCCCGGAACAAGCTGCCGCCACCAGATCCACGACGGAACTGGCAGGCACGCCATGCATCCTGCGGAGATCTTGTGGGAGGCGTTGGTTTAA